In Actinomycetes bacterium, a genomic segment contains:
- a CDS encoding DNA-directed RNA polymerase subunit beta' yields ADGSLVRDQHIETSAYARTLATDAVDGNGNVVVERGHDLGDPAIEALLAAGITEVKVRSVLTCATGTGVCAMCYGRSMATGKLVDIGEAVGIVAAQSIGEPGTQLTMRTFHQGGVTGGQDIVGGLPRVQELFEARVPRNRAPIADVSGRIRLEESDKFYKITIVPDDGGEEVVYDKLTRRQRLKVFKHDDGSERLLSDGDHVEVGQQLMEGSADPHEVLRVQGPREVQIHLVKEVQEVYRAQGVSIHDKHIEVIVRQMLRRVTIIDSGATEFLPGSLTERGEFEAENRRVVAEGTEPAAGRPVLMGITKASLATDSWLSAASFQETTRVLTDAAINCRSDSLNGLKENVIIGKLIPAGTGINRYRNIQVQPTEEARAAAYTIPSYEDQYYSPDFGQATGAAVPLDDYGYSDYR; encoded by the coding sequence GGCCGATGGCTCCCTGGTTCGCGATCAGCACATCGAGACCTCCGCCTACGCGCGGACGTTGGCCACCGACGCGGTGGATGGCAACGGCAATGTCGTCGTAGAGCGGGGTCATGACCTCGGCGATCCGGCGATCGAGGCATTGCTGGCTGCCGGCATCACCGAGGTGAAGGTCCGTTCGGTGCTGACGTGCGCGACCGGTACCGGTGTGTGTGCAATGTGTTATGGCCGCTCGATGGCGACCGGCAAGCTGGTCGACATCGGCGAGGCCGTCGGCATCGTCGCTGCGCAGTCCATCGGTGAGCCCGGCACGCAGCTGACGATGCGTACCTTCCACCAGGGCGGTGTGACCGGAGGCCAGGACATCGTGGGCGGTCTGCCCCGCGTGCAGGAGCTGTTCGAGGCTCGCGTTCCGCGTAACCGGGCCCCGATTGCCGATGTCTCCGGGCGGATCCGCCTGGAGGAGAGCGACAAGTTCTACAAGATCACCATCGTTCCCGACGACGGGGGCGAAGAGGTCGTGTACGACAAGCTCACTCGTCGCCAGCGGCTCAAGGTGTTCAAGCACGACGACGGCTCCGAGCGCCTGCTGAGCGACGGCGACCACGTCGAGGTGGGCCAGCAGTTGATGGAGGGCTCGGCCGACCCGCATGAGGTGCTGCGCGTGCAGGGCCCCCGCGAGGTGCAGATCCACCTCGTCAAGGAGGTCCAGGAGGTTTACCGCGCCCAGGGTGTGTCCATCCACGACAAGCACATCGAGGTGATCGTCCGGCAGATGCTGCGGCGCGTCACGATCATCGATTCGGGTGCGACGGAGTTCCTGCCCGGGTCGCTGACCGAGCGCGGCGAGTTCGAGGCCGAGAACCGTCGGGTTGTCGCCGAGGGCACTGAGCCTGCGGCGGGACGCCCGGTTCTGATGGGTATCACCAAGGCGTCGCTGGCCACCGACTCTTGGTTGTCGGCGGCTTCGTTCCAGGAGACGACTCGCGTGCTTACCGACGCGGCGATCAACTGCCGCAGCGACAGTCTGAACGGTCTGAAGGAGAACGTGATCATCGGCAAGCTGATTCCGGCCGGTACCGGCATCAACCGCTACCGCAACATCCAGGTGCAGCCGACGGAGGAGGCGCGCGCAGCCGCTTATACGATCCCGTCGTACGAGGATCAGTACTACAGCCCGGACTTCGGCCAGGCCACCGGAGCTGCTGTGCCGTTGGACGACTACGGCTATTCGGATTACCGGTAG